Proteins encoded together in one Lathyrus oleraceus cultivar Zhongwan6 chromosome 5, CAAS_Psat_ZW6_1.0, whole genome shotgun sequence window:
- the LOC127085727 gene encoding GDSL esterase/lipase At1g71691-like encodes MSISKVFWVISLISLQFSLANCYSTKGLVPALYVFGDSTVDAGNNNNLNTVAKANNFPYGIDFNNCSTGRFSNGKTFADLIAIKLGLPMPPPYIGVSTTERYQITSGMNYASGSCGILNSTRNGECLSLEKQAEYFTSTVMNDLPRNLQSKTKLRHYLSKSIFLLSTGSNDYILNYFKQKMGKNKMINPEEFADYLIDQLGSNIKKIYDLGGRKFVIISLGPIGCIPGFITKKPHTQECNEVINQVVNLFTNKLPRKLQELKLKAKLSGSLFTILDSFKLFRKIQNSPENFGLTNIWDSCVGEGGNPCENRKEYYIYDFAHSTEAVNEIFANKCIGGRHICFPMNIEKLVHAH; translated from the exons ATGTCTATATCTAAAGTTTTTTGGGTTATATCCCTTATTAGTCTCCAATTTTCGTTGGCAAATTGTTATTCTACAAAGGGTCTTGTTCCAGCTTTGTATGTTTTTGGTGATTCAACTGTAGATGCTGGAAATAACAACAATTTGAATACTGTTGCTAAAGCTAATAATTTCCCATATGGCATAGATTTCAATAATTGCTCTACTGGAAGGTTTAGCAATGGCAAAACCTTTGCAGATCTTATT GCAATTAAATTAGGTTTACCAATGCCACCTCCATACATCGGTGTTTCAACAACTGAGAGATATCAAATAACGTCGGGTATGAACTATGCGTCAGGCTCATGTGGAATCTTGAATTCAACAAGAAAT GGAGAATGCTTGTCATTGGAGAAACAAGCTGAATATTTCACCTCAACGGTGATGAATGATCTTCCAAGAAACTTGCAAAGCAAAACAAAATTGAGACACTACTTATCAAAATCTATATTTCTTTTATCAACCGGTTCCAACGATTACATTCTCAATTATTTTAAACAAAAAATGggaaaaaataaaatgattaatcCTGAAGAATTTGCAGATTATCTTATCGACCAACTTGGTTCAAATATAAAG AAAATTTATGATCTAGGTGGAAGAAAATTTGTTATAATTAGCCTTGGTCCAATTGGTTGTATCCCAGGTTTCATCACAAAAAAACCACATACTCAAGAATGCAATGAAGTTATTAATCAAGTAGTTAACCTCTTCACAAACAAGCTCCCAAGAAAACTTCAAGAGTTGAAATTGAAAGCCAAACTCTCAGGATCACTATTCACTATTTTGGATAGTTTTAAATTGTTCAGGAAAATACAAAACTCCCCTGAAAATTTTG GGTTGACAAATATTTGGGATTCATGTGTTGGAGAAGGAGGAAACCCTTGTGAAAATCGAAAGGAATATTATATTTACGATTTTGCCCATAGCACTGAAGCTGTAAATGAAATATTTGCTAATAAGTGTATTGGTGGAAGACATATATGTTTTCCTATGAATATTGAGAAATTAGTTCATGCGCATTAA